The following proteins are encoded in a genomic region of Oncorhynchus kisutch isolate 150728-3 linkage group LG18, Okis_V2, whole genome shotgun sequence:
- the LOC109908885 gene encoding uncharacterized protein C19orf47 homolog isoform X5, with product MLMDLSKEIMMDLGITVIGDIIAILKHAKQVYRQDMCKMATQAITSGQSSIQTELRRTANTPATRMIANALSHDSPPTTPAHHPDNRAISVTVSNKQAKSGKAVLSRPADDGNGMPAKRRRVTAEMEGSKRMSVFERLGAESKADTTTGSSKATGVFSRLGRADGAEEEQGTAGRVDVDGAEEEEDDNSDGEGSVLQYAGVLKRLPPSQKKEPVAPKRAPTTLRRLGVKIKLPPTDSPSSSSSSPNGLPPAKRSVLQRLGKPNASPPPADTQDSRVTSTRNKARPGLALASPKVSSSTRAGGGESFGAQMDVGSVNVFKRLGSKRT from the exons ATGCTGATGGACCTCAGTAAGGAGATCATGATGGACCTGGGCATCACTGTCATCGGTGACATTATTGCCATCCTCAAACACGCCAAACAGGTCTACCGACAG gACATGTGCAAAATGGCCACACAGGCCATAACCTCAGGACAGTCCAGCATTCAGACCGAACTCAGAAGAACTGCCAACACCC CCGCCACACGTATGATTGCCAATGCCTTGAGCCACGACTCACCGCCAACCACACCAGCCCATCACCCGGACAACCGGGCAATCTCTGTGACCGTGTCGAACAAACAGGCGAAGAGTGGCAAAGCAG tgcTGAGCCGGCCTGCTGACGATGGGAACGGTATGCCGGCGAAGCGTCGCCGCGTGACTGCAGAGATGGAAG GGAGCAAGCGGATGTCTGTGTTTGAGCGACTGGGAGCCGAGTCCAAAGCCGATACCACCACGGGCAGCAGCAAG GCCACGGGTGTGTTCAGTCGTCTGGGCCGAGCAGACGGAGCGGAGGAGGAGCAGGGAACAGCAGGAAGGGTTGATGTAGacggagcagaggaggaggaggatgataatAGTGATGGAGAGGGTTCGGTCCTACAGTACGCTGGCGTCCTAAAgcgactccctccctcccagaagaaAGAGCCTGTGGCCCCCAAGCGGGCCCCCACCACCCTCCGCCGCCTAGGAGTGAAGATCAAACTCCCCCCTACtgactctccctcctcctcctcttcctcccccaatGGCCTCCCCCCTGCCAAGCGCAGCGTGCTTCAGAGACTGGGTAAACCAAATGCCTCCCCACCGCCTGCCGACACCCAGGACAGCCGTGTGACCAGCACCAGAAATAAGGCCCGGCCAGGCCTGGCCCTGGCTAGCCCCAAGGTCAGCAGCAGCACCAGGGCTGGAGGAGGGGAGAGTTTTGGGGCTCAGATGGACGTAGGGTCAGTCAATGTCTTTAAGAGACTGGGCAGCAAGAGGACCTAA
- the LOC109908885 gene encoding uncharacterized protein C19orf47 homolog isoform X1: protein MALSYNFEATSEWIQFFKDAGIPAGLAVNYAVSFVDNRIQKTMLMDLSKEIMMDLGITVIGDIIAILKHAKQVYRQDMCKMATQAITSGQSSIQTELRRTANTPATRMIANALSHDSPPTTPAHHPDNRAISVTVSNKQAKSGKAVLSRPADDGNGMPAKRRRVTAEMEGKYIINMPKGTTARTARILAQQAKKGSKRMSVFERLGAESKADTTTGSSKATGVFSRLGRADGAEEEQGTAGRVDVDGAEEEEDDNSDGEGSVLQYAGVLKRLPPSQKKEPVAPKRAPTTLRRLGVKIKLPPTDSPSSSSSSPNGLPPAKRSVLQRLGKPNASPPPADTQDSRVTSTRNKARPGLALASPKVSSSTRAGGGESFGAQMDVGSVNVFKRLGSKRT from the exons ATGGCTTTGAGTTATAACTTTGAAG CCACCTCGGAGTGGATCCAGTTCTTCAAGGATGCTGGGATCCCTGCTGGTCTGGCTGTCAACTATGCCGTGTCTTTTGTGGACAACAG GATCCAGAAGACCATGCTGATGGACCTCAGTAAGGAGATCATGATGGACCTGGGCATCACTGTCATCGGTGACATTATTGCCATCCTCAAACACGCCAAACAGGTCTACCGACAG gACATGTGCAAAATGGCCACACAGGCCATAACCTCAGGACAGTCCAGCATTCAGACCGAACTCAGAAGAACTGCCAACACCC CCGCCACACGTATGATTGCCAATGCCTTGAGCCACGACTCACCGCCAACCACACCAGCCCATCACCCGGACAACCGGGCAATCTCTGTGACCGTGTCGAACAAACAGGCGAAGAGTGGCAAAGCAG tgcTGAGCCGGCCTGCTGACGATGGGAACGGTATGCCGGCGAAGCGTCGCCGCGTGACTGCAGAGATGGAAGGCAAGTACATCATCAACATGCCCAAAGGCACCACGGCACGCACCGCCCGAATCCTGGCCCAGCAGGCCAAGAAAG GGAGCAAGCGGATGTCTGTGTTTGAGCGACTGGGAGCCGAGTCCAAAGCCGATACCACCACGGGCAGCAGCAAG GCCACGGGTGTGTTCAGTCGTCTGGGCCGAGCAGACGGAGCGGAGGAGGAGCAGGGAACAGCAGGAAGGGTTGATGTAGacggagcagaggaggaggaggatgataatAGTGATGGAGAGGGTTCGGTCCTACAGTACGCTGGCGTCCTAAAgcgactccctccctcccagaagaaAGAGCCTGTGGCCCCCAAGCGGGCCCCCACCACCCTCCGCCGCCTAGGAGTGAAGATCAAACTCCCCCCTACtgactctccctcctcctcctcttcctcccccaatGGCCTCCCCCCTGCCAAGCGCAGCGTGCTTCAGAGACTGGGTAAACCAAATGCCTCCCCACCGCCTGCCGACACCCAGGACAGCCGTGTGACCAGCACCAGAAATAAGGCCCGGCCAGGCCTGGCCCTGGCTAGCCCCAAGGTCAGCAGCAGCACCAGGGCTGGAGGAGGGGAGAGTTTTGGGGCTCAGATGGACGTAGGGTCAGTCAATGTCTTTAAGAGACTGGGCAGCAAGAGGACCTAA
- the LOC109908885 gene encoding uncharacterized protein C19orf47 homolog isoform X3, producing the protein MALSYNFEATSEWIQFFKDAGIPAGLAVNYAVSFVDNRIQKTMLMDLSKEIMMDLGITVIGDIIAILKHAKQVYRQDMCKMATQAITSGQSSIQTELRRTANTPATRMIANALSHDSPPTTPAHHPDNRAISVTVSNKQAKSGKAVLSRPADDGNGMPAKRRRVTAEMEGSKRMSVFERLGAESKADTTTGSSKATGVFSRLGRADGAEEEQGTAGRVDVDGAEEEEDDNSDGEGSVLQYAGVLKRLPPSQKKEPVAPKRAPTTLRRLGVKIKLPPTDSPSSSSSSPNGLPPAKRSVLQRLGKPNASPPPADTQDSRVTSTRNKARPGLALASPKVSSSTRAGGGESFGAQMDVGSVNVFKRLGSKRT; encoded by the exons ATGGCTTTGAGTTATAACTTTGAAG CCACCTCGGAGTGGATCCAGTTCTTCAAGGATGCTGGGATCCCTGCTGGTCTGGCTGTCAACTATGCCGTGTCTTTTGTGGACAACAG GATCCAGAAGACCATGCTGATGGACCTCAGTAAGGAGATCATGATGGACCTGGGCATCACTGTCATCGGTGACATTATTGCCATCCTCAAACACGCCAAACAGGTCTACCGACAG gACATGTGCAAAATGGCCACACAGGCCATAACCTCAGGACAGTCCAGCATTCAGACCGAACTCAGAAGAACTGCCAACACCC CCGCCACACGTATGATTGCCAATGCCTTGAGCCACGACTCACCGCCAACCACACCAGCCCATCACCCGGACAACCGGGCAATCTCTGTGACCGTGTCGAACAAACAGGCGAAGAGTGGCAAAGCAG tgcTGAGCCGGCCTGCTGACGATGGGAACGGTATGCCGGCGAAGCGTCGCCGCGTGACTGCAGAGATGGAAG GGAGCAAGCGGATGTCTGTGTTTGAGCGACTGGGAGCCGAGTCCAAAGCCGATACCACCACGGGCAGCAGCAAG GCCACGGGTGTGTTCAGTCGTCTGGGCCGAGCAGACGGAGCGGAGGAGGAGCAGGGAACAGCAGGAAGGGTTGATGTAGacggagcagaggaggaggaggatgataatAGTGATGGAGAGGGTTCGGTCCTACAGTACGCTGGCGTCCTAAAgcgactccctccctcccagaagaaAGAGCCTGTGGCCCCCAAGCGGGCCCCCACCACCCTCCGCCGCCTAGGAGTGAAGATCAAACTCCCCCCTACtgactctccctcctcctcctcttcctcccccaatGGCCTCCCCCCTGCCAAGCGCAGCGTGCTTCAGAGACTGGGTAAACCAAATGCCTCCCCACCGCCTGCCGACACCCAGGACAGCCGTGTGACCAGCACCAGAAATAAGGCCCGGCCAGGCCTGGCCCTGGCTAGCCCCAAGGTCAGCAGCAGCACCAGGGCTGGAGGAGGGGAGAGTTTTGGGGCTCAGATGGACGTAGGGTCAGTCAATGTCTTTAAGAGACTGGGCAGCAAGAGGACCTAA
- the LOC109908885 gene encoding uncharacterized protein C19orf47 homolog isoform X2 — MASVTTATSEWIQFFKDAGIPAGLAVNYAVSFVDNRIQKTMLMDLSKEIMMDLGITVIGDIIAILKHAKQVYRQDMCKMATQAITSGQSSIQTELRRTANTPATRMIANALSHDSPPTTPAHHPDNRAISVTVSNKQAKSGKAVLSRPADDGNGMPAKRRRVTAEMEGKYIINMPKGTTARTARILAQQAKKGSKRMSVFERLGAESKADTTTGSSKATGVFSRLGRADGAEEEQGTAGRVDVDGAEEEEDDNSDGEGSVLQYAGVLKRLPPSQKKEPVAPKRAPTTLRRLGVKIKLPPTDSPSSSSSSPNGLPPAKRSVLQRLGKPNASPPPADTQDSRVTSTRNKARPGLALASPKVSSSTRAGGGESFGAQMDVGSVNVFKRLGSKRT, encoded by the exons ATGGCGTCCGTAACCACAG CCACCTCGGAGTGGATCCAGTTCTTCAAGGATGCTGGGATCCCTGCTGGTCTGGCTGTCAACTATGCCGTGTCTTTTGTGGACAACAG GATCCAGAAGACCATGCTGATGGACCTCAGTAAGGAGATCATGATGGACCTGGGCATCACTGTCATCGGTGACATTATTGCCATCCTCAAACACGCCAAACAGGTCTACCGACAG gACATGTGCAAAATGGCCACACAGGCCATAACCTCAGGACAGTCCAGCATTCAGACCGAACTCAGAAGAACTGCCAACACCC CCGCCACACGTATGATTGCCAATGCCTTGAGCCACGACTCACCGCCAACCACACCAGCCCATCACCCGGACAACCGGGCAATCTCTGTGACCGTGTCGAACAAACAGGCGAAGAGTGGCAAAGCAG tgcTGAGCCGGCCTGCTGACGATGGGAACGGTATGCCGGCGAAGCGTCGCCGCGTGACTGCAGAGATGGAAGGCAAGTACATCATCAACATGCCCAAAGGCACCACGGCACGCACCGCCCGAATCCTGGCCCAGCAGGCCAAGAAAG GGAGCAAGCGGATGTCTGTGTTTGAGCGACTGGGAGCCGAGTCCAAAGCCGATACCACCACGGGCAGCAGCAAG GCCACGGGTGTGTTCAGTCGTCTGGGCCGAGCAGACGGAGCGGAGGAGGAGCAGGGAACAGCAGGAAGGGTTGATGTAGacggagcagaggaggaggaggatgataatAGTGATGGAGAGGGTTCGGTCCTACAGTACGCTGGCGTCCTAAAgcgactccctccctcccagaagaaAGAGCCTGTGGCCCCCAAGCGGGCCCCCACCACCCTCCGCCGCCTAGGAGTGAAGATCAAACTCCCCCCTACtgactctccctcctcctcctcttcctcccccaatGGCCTCCCCCCTGCCAAGCGCAGCGTGCTTCAGAGACTGGGTAAACCAAATGCCTCCCCACCGCCTGCCGACACCCAGGACAGCCGTGTGACCAGCACCAGAAATAAGGCCCGGCCAGGCCTGGCCCTGGCTAGCCCCAAGGTCAGCAGCAGCACCAGGGCTGGAGGAGGGGAGAGTTTTGGGGCTCAGATGGACGTAGGGTCAGTCAATGTCTTTAAGAGACTGGGCAGCAAGAGGACCTAA
- the LOC109908885 gene encoding uncharacterized protein C19orf47 homolog isoform X4 — MLMDLSKEIMMDLGITVIGDIIAILKHAKQVYRQDMCKMATQAITSGQSSIQTELRRTANTPATRMIANALSHDSPPTTPAHHPDNRAISVTVSNKQAKSGKAVLSRPADDGNGMPAKRRRVTAEMEGKYIINMPKGTTARTARILAQQAKKGSKRMSVFERLGAESKADTTTGSSKATGVFSRLGRADGAEEEQGTAGRVDVDGAEEEEDDNSDGEGSVLQYAGVLKRLPPSQKKEPVAPKRAPTTLRRLGVKIKLPPTDSPSSSSSSPNGLPPAKRSVLQRLGKPNASPPPADTQDSRVTSTRNKARPGLALASPKVSSSTRAGGGESFGAQMDVGSVNVFKRLGSKRT; from the exons ATGCTGATGGACCTCAGTAAGGAGATCATGATGGACCTGGGCATCACTGTCATCGGTGACATTATTGCCATCCTCAAACACGCCAAACAGGTCTACCGACAG gACATGTGCAAAATGGCCACACAGGCCATAACCTCAGGACAGTCCAGCATTCAGACCGAACTCAGAAGAACTGCCAACACCC CCGCCACACGTATGATTGCCAATGCCTTGAGCCACGACTCACCGCCAACCACACCAGCCCATCACCCGGACAACCGGGCAATCTCTGTGACCGTGTCGAACAAACAGGCGAAGAGTGGCAAAGCAG tgcTGAGCCGGCCTGCTGACGATGGGAACGGTATGCCGGCGAAGCGTCGCCGCGTGACTGCAGAGATGGAAGGCAAGTACATCATCAACATGCCCAAAGGCACCACGGCACGCACCGCCCGAATCCTGGCCCAGCAGGCCAAGAAAG GGAGCAAGCGGATGTCTGTGTTTGAGCGACTGGGAGCCGAGTCCAAAGCCGATACCACCACGGGCAGCAGCAAG GCCACGGGTGTGTTCAGTCGTCTGGGCCGAGCAGACGGAGCGGAGGAGGAGCAGGGAACAGCAGGAAGGGTTGATGTAGacggagcagaggaggaggaggatgataatAGTGATGGAGAGGGTTCGGTCCTACAGTACGCTGGCGTCCTAAAgcgactccctccctcccagaagaaAGAGCCTGTGGCCCCCAAGCGGGCCCCCACCACCCTCCGCCGCCTAGGAGTGAAGATCAAACTCCCCCCTACtgactctccctcctcctcctcttcctcccccaatGGCCTCCCCCCTGCCAAGCGCAGCGTGCTTCAGAGACTGGGTAAACCAAATGCCTCCCCACCGCCTGCCGACACCCAGGACAGCCGTGTGACCAGCACCAGAAATAAGGCCCGGCCAGGCCTGGCCCTGGCTAGCCCCAAGGTCAGCAGCAGCACCAGGGCTGGAGGAGGGGAGAGTTTTGGGGCTCAGATGGACGTAGGGTCAGTCAATGTCTTTAAGAGACTGGGCAGCAAGAGGACCTAA